TGCTGGAATTCCAGAGTTTTCAAAGTCTTTTCCAGGGCTGCCATCTTCATTGAAATAGCAAATTCCTTGCTTATCTTCATAGAATTTTAAAATTGTGTCTATTGCTGGAGTTTCGACATCAGTTAATATTGCGAAGTATTTAATAATTGCAATTCCATATGGGAAATCTTCTAAAAACATTCTTGAATTGAAATCAGGATAGAATTTTCCTTCTTTTTCAATCAATGGAACTTGAACAACTTCAAATGCTTTTATGCTTTTTAATTTTTTAGTCATGGCCTCTGCAGTAGGTGATTCATAATAAATTTTTAATGAAACTACCTCTTCAAGGTTTAATGGCTTCATACGATTGCATATTTCTTGAAGTTCTTCGTCGTATTTTAACAATAATTTGGAAGTTTCATCATTCCATTCTTCATAGAACATTAACTGCCTATCGTATGAATCTCCTTCGTTGTAATCCTTAAATACATTATATACACCTGATAAGTGTAATAATGGGTTGGATGGAGCTAATGTCACTGCCAAGTATTCATTCAATGGGGTGGTAGGAATAGAAATCAATTCCTCAATCTCTTTACAAATTTCTTCTGATTTATTTTTAGGAATTGATGCAAGGTATAAATTTGTTTTTCTTGATAGGCAACTGGCTATTTCTTTATTGGATTGTCTTGCAACAAAAGGAACGCGCTGT
The genomic region above belongs to uncultured Methanobrevibacter sp. and contains:
- a CDS encoding NAD/NADP-dependent octopine/nopaline dehydrogenase family protein, giving the protein MKICIVGAGNIGLVLASTIALLKKHEVVIYTHKEFDVSKLVFEDVENGKEYTNLDIKIETDLKKALDNANYVFCTYPAFLRKDFIKESKEYYPKGCKLGFLPGYGGAEYMCKELVEEGISVFGLQRVPFVARQSNKEIASCLSRKTNLYLASIPKNKSEEICKEIEELISIPTTPLNEYLAVTLAPSNPLLHLSGVYNVFKDYNEGDSYDRQLMFYEEWNDETSKLLLKYDEELQEICNRMKPLNLEEVVSLKIYYESPTAEAMTKKLKSIKAFEVVQVPLIEKEGKFYPDFNSRMFLEDFPYGIAIIKYFAILTDVETPAIDTILKFYEDKQGICYFNEDGSPGKDFENSGIPANYGLDSLESIINYYRI